A stretch of the Streptosporangium sp. NBC_01755 genome encodes the following:
- a CDS encoding adenosylhomocysteinase produces MDGALVAAGERRIGWAARAMPVLTALGERFAAERPLEGLRIAACLHVTAETAVLMGTLRAGGAEIALAASNPLSTQDDVAEALRDYGVVVHARAGVTRDVYYRHIHQALDIVPDIVLDDGCDLVNILHTERTELLETVSGGCEETTTGIIRLRQMAAEKALRFPVVAVNDTRTKRMFDNRYGTGQSTMDGIMRATNTLLAGKTVVVAGFGYCGRGVAERARGLGARVVVTEIDPVKALDALLQGYDVRSMAAAARAGDVFVTVTGNRDVIRGEHLVEMKDGAILANAGHFDVEIDVRALDDLAQAVHRGVRPNTDEYVLADGRRILLLAEGRLVNLTAAEGHPAAVMDMSFSAQALSVAWLARERARLEPGVYDVPGEVDVEVARLKLAAAGIEVDELTPEQEEYLHSWRLGS; encoded by the coding sequence GTGGACGGCGCTCTGGTGGCCGCGGGTGAGCGGAGGATCGGGTGGGCGGCGCGGGCGATGCCGGTGCTCACCGCCCTCGGCGAGCGGTTCGCCGCCGAGCGGCCGCTGGAAGGGTTGCGGATCGCCGCGTGCCTGCACGTCACCGCCGAGACCGCCGTGCTCATGGGCACGCTCAGGGCGGGCGGGGCCGAGATCGCCCTGGCCGCGTCGAACCCCCTGTCCACCCAGGACGACGTCGCCGAGGCGCTCCGTGACTACGGCGTCGTCGTGCACGCGCGGGCGGGGGTTACCAGGGACGTCTACTACCGCCACATCCACCAGGCGCTCGACATCGTCCCCGACATCGTCCTGGACGACGGCTGCGACCTGGTCAACATCCTGCACACCGAGCGGACCGAACTGCTGGAGACGGTGTCCGGGGGGTGCGAGGAGACCACCACCGGCATCATCCGGCTCCGCCAGATGGCCGCGGAGAAGGCCCTGAGGTTCCCCGTGGTGGCGGTCAACGACACGCGGACGAAGCGGATGTTCGACAACCGGTACGGCACCGGCCAGTCGACCATGGACGGCATCATGCGCGCCACGAACACCCTGCTCGCGGGTAAGACCGTGGTGGTCGCCGGCTTCGGCTACTGCGGCCGGGGCGTCGCCGAACGGGCCAGGGGCCTGGGCGCGCGGGTGGTGGTGACCGAGATCGACCCCGTCAAGGCGTTGGACGCCCTGCTGCAGGGCTACGACGTGCGGTCGATGGCGGCGGCCGCCCGCGCCGGAGACGTGTTCGTCACGGTCACGGGCAACCGCGACGTGATCAGGGGCGAGCACCTGGTGGAGATGAAGGACGGCGCGATCCTGGCCAACGCCGGACACTTCGACGTCGAGATCGACGTCCGTGCCCTGGACGACCTGGCACAGGCGGTCCACCGGGGGGTACGTCCCAACACCGATGAGTACGTTCTCGCGGACGGTCGCAGGATCCTGCTGCTCGCCGAGGGCCGTCTGGTGAACCTGACGGCCGCGGAGGGGCATCCCGCCGCGGTCATGGACATGTCCTTCTCCGCGCAGGCGCTCTCGGTGGCGTGGCTGGCCCGCGAGCGGGCGCGGCTGGAGCCGGGGGTCTACGACGTGCCGGGGGAGGTCGACGTGGAGGTGGCGCGGCTCAAGCTGGCCGCGGCCGGGATCGAGGTGGACGAGCTCACCCCCGAGCAGGAGGAGTATCTCCATTCGTGGCGGCTCGGCTCGTAG
- a CDS encoding DUF305 domain-containing protein: protein MRVALIAVIAALSLSACTSEPEPAAAPQAGAQSQASASAPVIAPGRPGEVARTVDPSEAATLVPLPTANAADVKYVQDMIVHHRQALDMSSLAPTRSEHTKLKGLASRIKDAQGPEIQYMTSWLQQQGQRVPEHHAGHGDMPGMATPEQMEALKAASGKDFDRLFLQLMTAHHQGAITMSEQVLTSGSHVRIEELANDVSVTQSAEIRRMREMQAGR, encoded by the coding sequence GTGCGCGTCGCGCTCATCGCCGTGATCGCCGCGCTGTCTCTCAGCGCGTGCACCTCGGAGCCGGAACCGGCCGCGGCCCCCCAGGCCGGCGCCCAGTCCCAGGCCTCGGCCTCGGCGCCGGTGATCGCCCCGGGCAGGCCGGGTGAGGTCGCCAGGACCGTCGACCCGAGCGAGGCCGCCACGCTCGTGCCCCTGCCCACCGCCAACGCGGCCGACGTGAAGTACGTCCAGGACATGATCGTTCATCACCGTCAGGCTCTCGACATGTCCTCCCTGGCCCCGACCCGGTCCGAGCACACCAAGCTGAAGGGCCTGGCCTCCCGGATCAAGGACGCGCAGGGGCCGGAGATCCAGTACATGACCTCTTGGCTCCAGCAGCAGGGGCAGCGGGTTCCCGAACACCACGCCGGGCACGGCGACATGCCCGGCATGGCCACGCCGGAGCAGATGGAGGCGCTCAAGGCCGCCTCGGGCAAGGATTTCGACCGGCTCTTCCTCCAGCTCATGACCGCGCACCACCAGGGCGCCATCACGATGTCCGAGCAGGTCCTGACCTCCGGCTCACACGTGCGGATCGAGGAGCTGGCCAACGACGTCTCGGTCACCCAGAGCGCCGAGATCCGCAGGATGCGGGAGATGCAGGCCGGGCGCTGA
- a CDS encoding LVIVD repeat-containing protein has translation MFTPSGKGLTGRFLFVAGVAVATVLAAVPAQAADIPAPGEIAKSANIEHVLNVPKPAPLTDINTDMAFQGNYAFVGNYSGFSIYDIKKPSKTLVVSSVVCPGGQMDLSVYGNLLFAAVDSSRNNDSCSSVGQSAANKDSWEGVRIFDVSDKKNPKYVKAVETNCGSHTLTLVPGKGRDKKNVYVYVSSYSPSASFPDCQPPHDKISIIKVPVKNPASAAVVATPVLFPDGGNPGESQPYPYRTSATSGCHDITAYPEKNVAAGACMGEGVLMDISNPVDPKVTATVRDDENFAFWHSATFNNEGTKVIFTDELGGGSAATCNEAIGPNRGANAYYDIEDGQFAFKGYFKISRHQDDTENCVAHNGSLIPVKGKDLMVQAWYQGGISVVDFTDSANAKEIAFFERGPDSAHRLSGGFWSAYYYDGHIYGSDFNLGLDVLKINDRRTGKADKVKFGDLNAQTQASYHEGGRGHDHDDHDDDRDDDDDDDDRDNGRDH, from the coding sequence GTGTTCACCCCCTCTGGGAAGGGCCTGACCGGCCGTTTCCTGTTCGTGGCCGGAGTCGCCGTCGCCACGGTGCTGGCCGCGGTACCCGCGCAGGCCGCCGACATTCCGGCGCCGGGCGAGATCGCCAAGAGCGCGAACATCGAGCACGTCCTCAACGTGCCCAAGCCCGCCCCCCTGACGGACATCAACACCGACATGGCGTTCCAGGGCAACTACGCCTTCGTCGGTAACTACAGCGGCTTCTCGATCTACGACATCAAGAAGCCGAGCAAGACCTTGGTGGTCAGCTCGGTCGTCTGCCCCGGCGGCCAGATGGACCTGTCGGTCTACGGCAACCTGCTCTTCGCCGCGGTCGACTCCTCCCGCAACAACGACTCCTGCAGCAGCGTCGGCCAGAGTGCCGCGAACAAGGACTCGTGGGAGGGCGTCCGGATCTTCGACGTCAGCGACAAGAAGAACCCCAAGTACGTCAAGGCGGTCGAGACCAACTGTGGCTCGCACACCCTGACGCTGGTTCCGGGCAAGGGCAGGGACAAGAAGAACGTCTACGTCTACGTCTCCTCCTACAGCCCGAGCGCGTCGTTCCCGGACTGCCAGCCGCCGCACGACAAGATCTCGATCATCAAGGTACCGGTGAAGAACCCGGCGTCCGCCGCGGTCGTCGCCACGCCGGTCCTGTTCCCGGACGGTGGTAACCCCGGCGAGAGCCAGCCGTACCCCTACCGCACCTCGGCGACGAGCGGCTGCCACGACATCACCGCCTACCCGGAGAAGAACGTCGCGGCCGGCGCCTGCATGGGCGAGGGCGTCCTGATGGACATCTCCAACCCGGTCGACCCGAAGGTCACCGCCACGGTCCGTGACGACGAGAACTTCGCGTTCTGGCACTCGGCGACCTTCAACAACGAGGGCACCAAGGTCATCTTCACCGACGAGCTCGGCGGCGGCAGTGCGGCCACCTGCAACGAGGCGATCGGCCCGAACCGCGGCGCCAACGCCTACTACGACATCGAGGACGGCCAGTTCGCCTTCAAGGGTTACTTCAAGATTTCCCGCCACCAGGACGACACCGAGAACTGTGTCGCGCACAACGGCTCGCTGATCCCGGTCAAGGGCAAGGACCTCATGGTCCAGGCCTGGTACCAGGGTGGCATCTCGGTCGTGGACTTCACCGACTCGGCCAACGCCAAGGAGATCGCCTTCTTCGAGCGTGGCCCCGACAGCGCCCACAGGCTCAGCGGTGGCTTCTGGTCGGCGTACTACTACGACGGCCACATCTACGGCAGCGACTTCAACCTTGGTCTTGACGTTCTGAAGATCAATGACCGGCGCACGGGCAAGGCCGACAAGGTCAAGTTCGGCGACCTGAACGCACAGACCCAGGCCTCCTACCACGAGGGTGGCCGCGGCCACGACCACGACGACCACGACGACGACCGCGACGACGATGACGATGACGATGACCGCGACAACGGCCGCGATCACTGA
- a CDS encoding LVIVD repeat-containing protein yields MFTPRRTVRALVMAATAAAMLMTTISAQAADIPPPGEVVTSPNVTHVATLPKLPGLEATVNSDIAFQGDYAYVGNYGGFSIYDIRNPKRAKLVSGVLCPGSQMDVSVYGDLLFSAVDNSRSDDSCNSVGQGADIKESWEGVRIFDVSDKKNPKYIKAVETACGSHTLTLVPGRGRDKKNVYLYVSSYAPSESFPDCRPPHDKISIIKVPLRKPTDAAVVSTPVVFPDGGNETQPGLLRPTSGCHDITVYAEKDIAAGACMGDGVLFDISDRENPVVTARTTDPNFAFWHSATFNNKGTKVIFTDELGGGGAATCNEAVGPNRGADAIYDIVRGKLVFRSYFKIGRYQADTENCVAHNGSLIPVKGKDILVQAWYQGGVSFVDFTDSARPQEFGFFERGPEPSGGGGGIWSAYYYNGYVYASDFYRGLEVIKIDDRRTDPARNVHLDRLNVQTQASYRGGH; encoded by the coding sequence GTGTTCACTCCACGAAGGACCGTCAGGGCATTGGTCATGGCGGCGACGGCCGCCGCGATGCTGATGACCACGATCTCCGCGCAGGCCGCCGACATTCCCCCGCCCGGTGAGGTCGTCACCAGCCCAAACGTGACGCATGTGGCCACCCTGCCCAAGCTCCCCGGCCTTGAGGCCACCGTCAACAGCGACATCGCCTTCCAAGGCGACTACGCCTACGTCGGCAACTACGGTGGTTTCTCGATCTACGACATCAGGAACCCGAAGCGGGCCAAGCTGGTCAGCGGCGTGCTGTGCCCCGGTTCCCAGATGGACGTCTCCGTCTACGGCGACCTGTTGTTCAGCGCGGTCGACAACTCCCGCAGCGACGACTCGTGCAACAGCGTCGGTCAGGGCGCCGACATCAAGGAGTCGTGGGAAGGGGTTCGGATCTTCGACGTCAGTGACAAGAAGAACCCCAAGTACATCAAGGCGGTGGAAACCGCCTGTGGCTCGCACACCCTGACGCTGGTTCCCGGCAGGGGCAGGGACAAGAAGAACGTCTATCTCTACGTCTCCTCCTACGCCCCGAGCGAGTCGTTCCCGGACTGCCGGCCGCCGCACGACAAGATCTCGATCATCAAGGTGCCGCTGCGCAAGCCGACCGACGCGGCCGTGGTCAGCACGCCGGTCGTCTTCCCCGACGGCGGCAACGAGACGCAGCCCGGCCTGCTGCGCCCGACCAGTGGCTGCCACGACATCACCGTCTACGCGGAGAAGGACATCGCGGCCGGAGCCTGCATGGGGGACGGCGTCCTGTTCGACATCTCCGACCGGGAGAACCCGGTGGTCACCGCGCGGACCACCGACCCGAACTTCGCGTTCTGGCACTCGGCGACGTTCAACAACAAGGGCACCAAGGTCATCTTCACCGACGAGCTCGGCGGCGGTGGCGCGGCCACCTGCAACGAGGCGGTCGGCCCGAACCGCGGCGCCGACGCCATCTATGACATCGTCCGCGGCAAGCTGGTCTTCAGGAGCTACTTCAAGATCGGCCGCTACCAGGCCGACACGGAGAACTGTGTCGCGCACAACGGCTCGCTGATCCCGGTCAAGGGCAAGGACATCCTGGTCCAGGCCTGGTACCAGGGCGGCGTCTCCTTCGTGGACTTCACCGACTCGGCCCGCCCGCAGGAGTTCGGCTTCTTCGAGCGCGGCCCCGAGCCGAGCGGCGGAGGCGGCGGCATCTGGTCGGCGTACTACTACAACGGCTATGTCTACGCCAGCGACTTCTACCGGGGCCTGGAGGTCATCAAGATCGACGACCGCCGTACCGACCCGGCCAGGAACGTTCACCTGGACCGGCTGAACGTGCAGACCCAGGCCTCCTACCGGGGAGGGCACTGA
- a CDS encoding RDD family protein: MSDVVTGEAVVVEVRVAQLPSRAAALLIDMTVQVLTLLGVSLLVGSLALLSDPALTTMVYIVLTVLVIVGYPVAFETLTRGRSLGKLALGLRVVSDDGGPERFRQALFRGLAGVLELWMLSGAPALISSLISEKGKRLGDVFSGTIVISERAPRQYGPPLDMPPQLAPWAATLELSRLPEQVAATARQYLMRWHDLAPAVQHGMGVRIATEMSAFVSPPAPPGVPPFAYLTAVLAERRRREQARLAQQIGTGWAAQQWPGHASPQSHPPVPPPQPGPGTQPYPPVPPPQPGPGTQPYPPPGGGGRPYAPPGSAPEPYVQPAYRPAQPQIPLPPPAGSPYPAPPPPAARHAEQAPGPTPGGFVPPA, from the coding sequence GTGTCCGATGTCGTAACCGGCGAGGCCGTGGTCGTCGAGGTCCGCGTCGCCCAGCTCCCGAGCAGGGCCGCGGCGCTGCTGATCGACATGACCGTCCAGGTCCTGACGCTGCTGGGCGTCTCCCTGCTGGTCGGCAGCCTGGCCCTGCTGAGCGACCCGGCGCTGACGACGATGGTCTACATCGTGCTCACCGTGCTCGTGATCGTGGGATACCCGGTGGCGTTCGAGACGCTCACGCGCGGGCGCAGTCTGGGCAAGCTCGCCCTCGGACTCCGGGTCGTCAGCGACGACGGCGGTCCCGAACGGTTCCGGCAGGCCCTGTTCCGCGGGCTGGCCGGGGTCCTGGAGCTCTGGATGCTCAGCGGCGCCCCCGCGCTGATCAGCTCGCTGATCTCGGAGAAGGGCAAGCGGCTCGGCGACGTCTTCTCCGGCACCATCGTGATCTCCGAGCGCGCTCCGCGGCAGTACGGGCCACCGCTGGACATGCCGCCGCAGCTCGCCCCCTGGGCGGCGACGCTGGAGCTGTCACGGCTACCCGAGCAGGTCGCGGCCACCGCGAGGCAGTACCTCATGCGCTGGCACGACCTGGCCCCCGCCGTGCAGCACGGTATGGGAGTGCGCATCGCCACCGAGATGTCGGCCTTCGTCTCCCCGCCCGCCCCACCCGGCGTGCCGCCGTTCGCCTACCTGACCGCAGTCCTGGCCGAGCGCCGGCGCCGCGAGCAGGCTCGTCTGGCGCAGCAGATCGGCACGGGGTGGGCCGCCCAGCAGTGGCCCGGCCATGCCTCGCCCCAGTCCCACCCGCCCGTGCCACCACCCCAGCCGGGCCCGGGCACCCAGCCCTACCCGCCCGTGCCACCACCCCAGCCGGGCCCGGGCACCCAGCCCTACCCGCCTCCCGGAGGCGGAGGCCGGCCGTACGCACCTCCCGGGTCCGCTCCCGAGCCCTACGTTCAGCCCGCCTACCGGCCCGCACAGCCGCAGATCCCGCTCCCGCCCCCGGCCGGGTCGCCATACCCGGCACCCCCGCCGCCCGCAGCCCGGCACGCCGAGCAGGCGCCCGGCCCCACACCGGGTGGTTTCGTCCCTCCCGCCTGA